The Streptomyces sp. R28 region GCGAGATGCTGCCGGAAGGTCCCTTCGGCGACCACACCGGTTTCTACACGCCGCAGGAGCCGTTCCCGGCTCTCAAGATCGACTGCGTGACGATGCGCCGCCGCCCGCTGCTCCAGTCGATCGTCGTGGGCAGGCCGCCGACGGAGGACGGACCGCTCGGCCGTGCGACGGAACGCTTCTTCCTCCCCCTGCTGAAGATCATCGTCCCGGACATCGTGGACTACCACCTGCCGGAATCCGGCGGCTTCCACAACTGCGCGATCGTCTCGATCGACAAGAAATACCCCAAGCACGCCCAGAAGACGATGCACGCGATCTGGGGCGCGCACATGATGTCCCTGACCAAGCTGATCGTGGTCGTCGACTCCGACTGCGACGTCCACGACCTGCACGAGGTCTCCTGGCGGGCGCTCGGCAACACCGACTACGCCCGCGACCTCACGGTCGTCGAAGGCCCCGTCGACCATCTCGACCACGCCTCCTACCAGCAGTTCTGGGGCGGCAAGGCGGGGATCGACGCGACGAAGAAGTGGCCCGAGGAGGGCTACACGCGCGACGGCGGCTGGCCCGACATGGTGGAGTCGGACCCCGAGACGGCGGCGAAGGTCGACCGCCGTTGGAAGGAGTACGGCCTGTGAGCAGCGCCTCCGCCGCGATTCCGCAGCCAGGACGCACGAAGGCGTTCCTCCGCCTCGTCATGATCGAGCACTCGGTGTTCGCGCTGCCCTTCGCGTACATCGCCGCGCTCACCGCGATGTTCCAGCTGGACAAGAACATCCACTGGGGGCGGCTGCTGCTGGTCACCATCTGCATGGTGGGCCTGCGGACCTTCGCCATGGCGGTGAACCGGATCATCGACCGCGAGATCGACGCGCGGAACCCGCGAACGGCGCACCGCGAGCTGGTGACCGGCGCGATGTCGGTCCGCCACGCCTGGACGGGCGCCCTCATCGCCCTGGTGATCTTCCTGGGCTCGGCGGCCCTGCTGAACCCCCTGTGCCTGGCGCTGGCCCCCATCGCGGTGATCCCGATGGTGGTCTACCCCTACGGCAAACGGTTCACGAACTTTCCCCAGGCCATCCTCGGCCTCGCCCAGGCGATGGGCCCGGTCGGCGGCTGGCTGGCCATCACCGGCACCTGGTCCTGGGACGCGGTGATCCTCGGTCTCGCCGTCGGCATCTGGATCGGCGGCTTCGACCTGATCTACGCCTGCCAGGACGTCGAGGCCGACCGCGAGACCGGCGTCATGTCGGTGCCGGCCCGCTTCGGTATCCCGGCGGCGATCTGGGGAGCACGGGTCTGCCACACGATCACGACGGCCCTGTTCGTCTGGTACGCACTCACCACGGGCGCGGGCGCGTTCTTCTGGCTGGGCCTGCTGATCGTGGCCGGCGCGTTCGTGTACGAGCACTCCATCGTCCGCCCGCACGACCTGTCCCGCCTGAACCGGGCGTTCTTCAGCGTCAACGGGTTCATCGGGATTGCCCTGTTCGTGTGTGCGCTGATGGATCTTGTGGTTCGGGGGCTGACCGTCTGACCACGGTGCGGCTTGCCATCGAGTGCAGAGAGAGGCAGGCCGACGTGACCATCTCGGGCAGCGACCGCCCGCACTCGCAGCTCGCCCGGTACGAGGACATGTTCCGCGGATACCGGATGGAGGTTGTCGAGGGCAACATCGTGATGAGTCCGCTCAGGCCGTTCCACAACGAGACCATCGTGCGGCTGTGGATGCAGCTGGAAGCTGGCCCACCTCGTCACGCTCTGGAATCCCGGCCCCGACGACTACCGCGGACGGGACACGATTCCTTACGACGGCAAGGTGACCGTGGAGACCAGGATCGGACGCCTCACGGTCGATACAAGCCGCCTTCCTGTGGACCCTGACTCGCCCGGCGCCTCCTGAGCGCCGGCCGGTCCGCCCGGCGCCGCAGCACGAACGCCGCCGCCACCCCCGCCACCAGCCCCACCAGATGCCCCTGCCAGCTCACGCCGGACTGGGTCGGGGCGAGGCCCGTCAGTATCGAGCCGCCCCAGATGGCCGCCACCAGCAGGCCGACCAGGACGCCGAGCGGGCGGCGCTCGACGAAGCCGGTGACCAGGTGGAAGCCGAAGAGGCCGAAGATCAGGCCGGAGGCGCCCGCGGTGTTGGTGCCGGAGGGGGCTATCAGCCACACGCCGAGGCCGTCGGCGACGACGACCAGGGCACAGACGGCGACGAACCGGCGTATGCCGCCGAGGGCGGCCAGGAACCCGAGGACCAGCAGCGGCACGCTGTTCGCGGCGACGTGCGCGAAGCCGAAGTGGATGAAGGAGGCCGGGACGACGTCCACCAGCTCGGACGCGGTGCGCGGGACGATGCCGAAGCCGTCCAGGGCGTGCCCGCTGAGCGCGTCGGCCACTTCCAGCAGCCACAGCAGCGCCACCCAGCCCAGCATCAGCTTGGCGGCCGCCCGCGCGCGGTCACCCCGCGACCACTCGAGCTCAGCACTCCGCGTATCCGGCACACCCGGCGTACCCGCCATGGCCACCCCACCCTCCCACTCGTCCCCTCCGGGGAACGCCCGGCCACCCTTGGTCGGTTCCCACCCCGCGACGCCGGATAGGCTCGGTGTCGTGAACCCAGTCAAGCCAGGAGAGACGCCGCGTGCGCCTTGGATCGTAGGGGTGTCCGGCGCTTCCGGCACCCCATACGCCGCCGCGGTGCTGCGCGCCCTCCTCGCCGCCGGGGAGAGTGTCGACCTGGTCGTCAGCCGGGCCTCGCGGCTCACGTTGCTCGACGAGACGGGCATTTCGTTCCGGGACGGGCACTGGCGGGACGACCTGCGGGAGTGGCTCGCGCGGGGCGCCGACGGCAAGCCCGGCACTTTCGACGCCGACATCGAGGACGTCCGGTACTGGAACGCGGGGGATCTCGCGGCCGGTCCGTCCTCGGGGTCGTACCCGACGAAGGGCATGCTGATCGTGCCCGCCTCCACCGCGTGCGTCGCCGGTGTCGCGCTGGGGCTGTCCAAGGACCTGTTGCAGCGGTCGGCGAGCGTGACCCTGAAGGAGGGGCGCAAGCTCGTCGTCGCCGTACGGGAGACGCCGCTGGGCGGGCAGACGCTGCGGCACCTGGTGACACTGGACGACGCGGGGGCGATCGTCGTGCCGGCCTCGCCCGCCTTCTACGCGGGGGCGACCCACATCCAGGACCTGGTCGACTTCGTCGCCGGACGCGTCCTGGACGCGGCGGGCGTCGAGCACCGGCTCTACCGCCGCTGGAAGGGCGAACTCGGCGGCGGCGCGCACCCCACCTGAGCCGCACCCGAGAGCATCACGCGGTAACAGCAGCAAGAGACACCAGCAGTACGCGACACCAGCAGTACTGGTCACTCCAGGAACTCGTCAGAACTCGTCAGACCTCTTCAGTGGAAGGCTTCGAATCGCATGGACGCGGTGGACAGGCAGCTCATCCAGGCCCTGAGGGAGAACGGCCGGGCCTCCTACGCGGAGCTGGGACGCCTCGTCGGCCTGTCGGGACCCAGCGTCACCGACCGCATCAACCGGCTGGAGGCGGCCGGAGTCATCACCGGCTACCGAGCGACCGTCGACTCCGCCTCGCTCGGCCTCGGCGTCACCGCGCTGATCGGCATCTCGCTCTCCGACGCCACCGACCACGAGGACGTGGCGGACCGTCTGCGGGACCTGGGCGAGATCGAGGACTGCTGGTTCATCGCGGGCGACGACTCGTACATGCTCAAGGTGCGCGCGGCCGACGTGGACGGGCTGGAGAAGATCATCCGGCGGCTCAGCGGGACCGAGGGCGTGTCCCGCACCCGTACGACGATCGTGCTCTCCACGAAGTGGGAGAACCGGGTCGGAGAGCTGCCCGAAGAGGAGTAGGCGCGTAGCGCCGTATGGGGCTCCCCTCGCTCGAAGGGCGGGGGAGTACGGTTTACGAAGTCTGTCTGAGAGAGGTGTACGCATGGACGTCGGGCTCAAGCGCGAGCTGGAGGAGAAGGTCCGCTCCGGTGAGCGGCTGTCCCGCGAGGACGGCATCGCGCTGTACG contains the following coding sequences:
- a CDS encoding UbiX family flavin prenyltransferase; the protein is MNPVKPGETPRAPWIVGVSGASGTPYAAAVLRALLAAGESVDLVVSRASRLTLLDETGISFRDGHWRDDLREWLARGADGKPGTFDADIEDVRYWNAGDLAAGPSSGSYPTKGMLIVPASTACVAGVALGLSKDLLQRSASVTLKEGRKLVVAVRETPLGGQTLRHLVTLDDAGAIVVPASPAFYAGATHIQDLVDFVAGRVLDAAGVEHRLYRRWKGELGGGAHPT
- the mqnP gene encoding menaquinone biosynthesis prenyltransferase MqnP; amino-acid sequence: MSSASAAIPQPGRTKAFLRLVMIEHSVFALPFAYIAALTAMFQLDKNIHWGRLLLVTICMVGLRTFAMAVNRIIDREIDARNPRTAHRELVTGAMSVRHAWTGALIALVIFLGSAALLNPLCLALAPIAVIPMVVYPYGKRFTNFPQAILGLAQAMGPVGGWLAITGTWSWDAVILGLAVGIWIGGFDLIYACQDVEADRETGVMSVPARFGIPAAIWGARVCHTITTALFVWYALTTGAGAFFWLGLLIVAGAFVYEHSIVRPHDLSRLNRAFFSVNGFIGIALFVCALMDLVVRGLTV
- a CDS encoding Lrp/AsnC family transcriptional regulator, with protein sequence MDAVDRQLIQALRENGRASYAELGRLVGLSGPSVTDRINRLEAAGVITGYRATVDSASLGLGVTALIGISLSDATDHEDVADRLRDLGEIEDCWFIAGDDSYMLKVRAADVDGLEKIIRRLSGTEGVSRTRTTIVLSTKWENRVGELPEEE
- a CDS encoding rhomboid family intramembrane serine protease, with translation MAGTPGVPDTRSAELEWSRGDRARAAAKLMLGWVALLWLLEVADALSGHALDGFGIVPRTASELVDVVPASFIHFGFAHVAANSVPLLVLGFLAALGGIRRFVAVCALVVVADGLGVWLIAPSGTNTAGASGLIFGLFGFHLVTGFVERRPLGVLVGLLVAAIWGGSILTGLAPTQSGVSWQGHLVGLVAGVAAAFVLRRRADRPALRRRRASQGPQEGGLYRP